The candidate division KSB1 bacterium genome contains the following window.
ACCGTAAGCCCCGGTCAATCCTTGAACCGACTCTTTAATCAAAGATGGAATTTTTTGAGCGACCGCTTCATCCGAAGTCGCAAAATTCCCTTTGATTTCGACAGAGTTGGGAGCAAACCCATTCGGACCTGAACTATGAATGGAACAAATCGTGATTTTTGCAGGCTTTAACGGATCCGTTTTTCTGCTTGTCAATTGACTCAAAGCCGTGATAACATTTGTTGTCACTGGAACGACATTGGGAGAATTATTTTTACTTAAGACGGTCAGCTTAAAATCCTCAACCGTGGAGAAAACAGAACCGAGTTTGACACCGACGGTTCCTGAGGGTATGTTGGAGTTGGTTCTCAAATTCCAAAGACCAAAGATGTTTGTGAGTCCATTTTCCTGAATCAATTTCTGAGAAAAATTAGAACCTGTTTTTTCACTGTGGAAAATGACGCAAAATTGACCCGACACTTGCTCTTTAATCGGATTCAAAAAGCAAATTATCCCTAAACCTATTGCGGCCTGAACTGGATCATGAATCGCAACCCGCAAAGCAATATCCCGCGAGGCCGAATTCTGCTCAAGCAGTTCAGCCACGACCCCTGCATCATCGACGAGTTTGGGTTCAAGCCCAAATGAATTTATTGTTTCGGAAACAGAATTAACCGTTGGATGCTCGACTTCACACTTTTTACTAATCTCAATTAATTGAGAATTAAACTCTTCCGCTAATTTATTGAATTGTTCCAGAGTCATTTTCGCGTCACTTAAAAAGATACGATATTTCTTCCACAATCCTCTCGACATACTGATTCAATTCACCCTCAAGCAGGACGCCGGCCGCGTATTGATGCCCGCCGCCGCCGTATTGCTGGGCAATTCCGTTAATCACGTAATTCCCTTTAGACCGAAGGCTCAATTTAACCTGGCCCTTTTCCCTTTCGATAAACATGGCCGTTACTTCAACGCCGTCGATTCTTCTGGGGTAATCTGCAAATCCTTCCGTATCATAAGTTTGTGCGCCAATGCTATCAATCAAATCTTTGGTGACTGTCATCACAGCAATCCGGCCGCCGTGTTCAAGTCTTAAAGTCCGCAACGCATGCGCGAACAATTTTACCTTATTTATGGACTCGCATTCTCTGACTTTTTCGTAAATTTTGTCTGGACGGGCGCCATTCTTAACCAGGTCAGCAACAATCGAAAACGCCTTCGCACTCGAGTTTGAAAACTGGAACCAGCCGGTATCTGTTAAAATACTGGTATACAACGCCTCAGCGATTTGTTTTGTAATTTTTGTATCACAGAACCGAAGGAAATCATAAACCAGTTCCCCAGTTGAACAGGCCATTGTATCTATTAAGTTTATGTCGGCAAATTTAAAATTCGTCGGATGATGATCAATACAAATCTGTGTTATTTTCGAGTCTCTTATATCCTTGCCAACCTGCTTCAAACGGTCCCAATCGCTGATATCTAAAATAAAAATACAGTCGGCGGTCAGCAGGGTTTCACGGTCGCTCTCGCTCTCGTAAACTTTAATGTTATTATCGGGATCCAGGAACTTGTAATTATCGGGCACCTGGCTACTGTTGAAAATAAAAACATCTTTACCCATATCAGTTAAAAAAGCCGCTAATGCGGCTTCCGATCCCAATCCATCTCCATCCGGGTTGACATGAGTTGTCAATACAAAATGCTGCCCCCGTTCAATGCAGTCCCTTACCTTTTCCAAAGATGTCCTATCAACCATGCGGCACTTTAAACCTTTCTAAGTAATGGGATAGCTCCCCTTACCTCCATTAGTTTTTTAATATTATAGCTTAAAATTAGTTTTGCCAAATCCAATGTTATCGAGAGAATCTTTGGCCTTAATCACAATTGTGTTGGTTCCTTTAAGGAGCGATGAAATTTTTATTTCGAACTGTTCTCTTTTTGAATCACAAATGCCGTCAACCGGATAAACCAAATTCCAGTCGTCTGCGTTCAAACCGTATTCAACAGACAAAACATTCATCTGATTATCAAAAACAGAGAAAGACAGAATCGTATTCTTGCCCTGTGATCGAACTTTAATCTCAGAAACTTCCGGGCCTTTGTTGTCAACGATAAACGGCTGGCTTATCTTTTGAGATGACAGGGTCATCGCCGGAGGATTCGAAAGATCGTCTTTCGCCACCAACTTTATGAAATAGCGGCCGTCCGGAAAAAGTTCGCTATCCCAGGAATAGACGTGTTCTTTAAGATTCTCGGCCAATGTTCGCCACTTGTTTTCATTCTCGCCTTTATAAAAAAGACCAAATGACAAATGATCCCGGTTTTGATCTTGTGTTCGCCAACTGACAGACCGAAATCCTTTTTTGTAAGTTTTACGCCCGAGGGACTGACTTTGAAAACCATTCCGCCCTGAATTGTTCTTGCCCAAATGTGAATCATCGGAATTCTTATTGACGGATTCCGGATAATAATCGCCCGGAGGGTGCAAAGTGATTTCTTCAATTCGTGGAGCGACATTTTTTTGAAGATATGAAAATGAAACTTGTTTTAGCACGGAAGAATTTTTGCCGTCTTTTGTCGAAAACTTTGCTTTGAGCTGAATAAAGCGCGCACTCGGACTGGTAATCGCTTCTCCCGTCGAAGTAAAATAACTGCCGGACCAGGGGCTCCAGGTTTTATCCGGTTCTTCCGTGTTGCCGGAACGGGTGTAAAAAACCAGGCCGGAATTGGAATTCATCTCCGCTTCCCAACTGATTGCCCCCCATTGAGAGGTAACTTTTGCGTCGACAATATTCGACAAATAGTGCCCATCCGCACCGAATTTTGAATTCAGAGTGTAAACCCTTCCGCTATTGGAAGTCCCGAGATAAATTGTCCCTTGAGAATTCTTTCCAAGCACGGTAATTTGCAAATCCTCGAGCTGGTTTAAGAGTGTGTGCTCACCCGATTGGGACAATGAATAGAGTCTGCCTTTATCACCTGTGCCCACCAAAATATTACCGGATGCATTCAAAGCCATGGCGTAAACCCGATCTCTTGGCGTTGACCAAAATGTTCGCACCATGCCGTCTTTATCGATACGGTAAACTGTGCTGCCACGCGAACTTCCCCGCCTTCTGCTGCC
Protein-coding sequences here:
- a CDS encoding bifunctional oligoribonuclease/PAP phosphatase NrnA → MEKVRDCIERGQHFVLTTHVNPDGDGLGSEAALAAFLTDMGKDVFIFNSSQVPDNYKFLDPDNNIKVYESESDRETLLTADCIFILDISDWDRLKQVGKDIRDSKITQICIDHHPTNFKFADINLIDTMACSTGELVYDFLRFCDTKITKQIAEALYTSILTDTGWFQFSNSSAKAFSIVADLVKNGARPDKIYEKVRECESINKVKLFAHALRTLRLEHGGRIAVMTVTKDLIDSIGAQTYDTEGFADYPRRIDGVEVTAMFIEREKGQVKLSLRSKGNYVINGIAQQYGGGGHQYAAGVLLEGELNQYVERIVEEISYLFK